The Streptomyces sp. NBC_01197 genome window below encodes:
- a CDS encoding MmyB family transcriptional regulator, which produces MVDRLQDTPAQIMGSLGETLVQTPPAVALLGKQTHYTGLARSNVYRWFTDPSSRLIYPAADHAANGRVFTAQLRRVATQQGPHAPAAALARRLLDESEEFAAIWNDHPVGLTFTDEKHLVHPEVGELTLHCQILLDPDQEHCLLTFTATPGTESYDKLQLLAGIGNQQLSSGPASQSETS; this is translated from the coding sequence ATGGTGGACCGGCTTCAGGACACCCCCGCACAGATCATGGGCAGCCTCGGCGAGACTCTCGTCCAGACCCCGCCCGCTGTGGCGCTCCTTGGCAAACAGACCCACTACACCGGCCTGGCCAGGAGTAATGTCTACAGGTGGTTCACCGACCCCTCGTCGAGGCTGATCTACCCCGCAGCCGACCACGCGGCCAACGGGCGCGTCTTCACTGCCCAACTACGCCGCGTTGCGACCCAGCAAGGCCCGCACGCTCCAGCCGCCGCCCTCGCTCGCCGGCTCCTCGACGAGAGCGAGGAGTTCGCAGCCATCTGGAACGACCACCCGGTCGGCCTCACCTTCACCGACGAGAAGCACCTGGTCCATCCCGAGGTCGGAGAACTCACCCTCCACTGCCAGATACTCCTCGACCCCGACCAGGAACATTGCCTCCTCACTTTCACGGCGACGCCCGGCACGGAAAGCTATGACAAGCTGCAACTCCTGGCGGGTATCGGAAACCAGCAACTGTCCAGCGGGCCGGCGAGCCAGAGCGAGACGAGTTGA
- a CDS encoding bacteriocin fulvocin C-related protein produces MKLVTEWILAFDADCRFCEEVVDRVRVSVDGTLTTAGLADPRIRGLRTRALGEAAEWAPTLLAVNGDQVRAWTGTALSLRLARLLGPSDSLRVVRALRDVNALRPPSRRGILKAVPGLALGTFLVTGGLAASPAQAVTRAKGSKASRWVKANPGRLPSGYSEFASYPADYRRAIYGALSASARSDLWVAHFANYRKTHPGLSAEQSAVLDHATRMAPQIIAGCERGTAVEGMETAAVAAFGESGAQEILRTLGPADTQSAAPRSGQNIQVLDCNSQCAGSGSCDTVCYDSPYYCNWTDHGCGPLWLGPCSGFCTP; encoded by the coding sequence GTGAAGCTTGTGACCGAGTGGATTTTGGCATTCGACGCCGATTGTCGATTCTGTGAAGAAGTGGTGGATCGGGTTCGCGTGTCCGTCGATGGCACGTTGACCACTGCGGGCCTTGCGGATCCCCGTATTCGCGGCCTGCGCACGCGTGCCCTGGGGGAAGCGGCCGAGTGGGCCCCGACGCTGCTAGCGGTCAACGGCGACCAGGTCCGGGCCTGGACCGGCACCGCGTTGTCCCTCCGGCTGGCACGGCTATTGGGGCCGTCGGACTCGCTGCGGGTGGTGCGTGCGCTCCGCGACGTCAATGCGCTGCGGCCCCCGAGCCGCCGAGGAATCCTCAAGGCCGTGCCGGGGCTGGCCCTGGGAACGTTTCTGGTCACCGGCGGCCTGGCAGCCTCCCCCGCGCAGGCTGTGACCCGCGCGAAGGGCAGTAAGGCGTCGCGATGGGTGAAGGCCAACCCCGGCCGGCTGCCCTCCGGCTACTCCGAGTTCGCCTCCTACCCCGCGGACTACCGGCGTGCTATTTACGGCGCGCTGTCCGCTTCGGCTCGTAGTGATCTGTGGGTGGCGCACTTTGCGAACTACCGGAAGACACATCCCGGTCTGTCGGCCGAGCAGTCCGCCGTTCTGGACCACGCGACGCGGATGGCACCGCAGATCATCGCAGGGTGCGAGCGGGGGACTGCGGTCGAAGGGATGGAGACGGCGGCTGTGGCGGCGTTCGGCGAGAGCGGGGCCCAGGAGATTCTCAGGACGTTGGGCCCTGCCGACACGCAGAGCGCGGCGCCTCGGAGCGGTCAGAACATCCAGGTCCTCGACTGCAATTCCCAGTGCGCAGGGAGCGGAAGCTGCGACACGGTTTGCTATGACTCACCGTATTATTGCAACTGGACCGATCATGGCTGCGGTCCACTGTGGCTGGGACCGTGCAGCGGGTTCTGCACCCCCTGA
- a CDS encoding alkaline phosphatase family protein, with protein MTGTPLRIPRPVLFMISILLLGALSTLAPSSAQAANGVPRPDHVVIVVFENTSESSIIGNPQAPYFNQLANTGANFTNAHAIEHPSQPNYLDLFSGSNQGVTDDSCPHTFSTANEGSQLLAAKLTFTGYSENLPAAGSTTCSSGNYARKHNPWANFTNIPAADNQPFTAFPTDFTHLPTVSWVVPNLCNDMHNCSIATGDTWLKAHLDAYAQWAKTHNSILITTFDENDGSGGNQIATIFNGQPVKTGNYSETISHFSVLRTIEDMYGLPHAGAAASATPITDIWATPTGAPPSAPRPVQPLPRHR; from the coding sequence ATGACCGGTACTCCTCTGCGGATACCACGTCCGGTGCTCTTCATGATCTCCATCCTGCTGCTGGGCGCGCTCAGCACGCTGGCCCCCAGCAGCGCGCAGGCGGCCAACGGTGTCCCGCGCCCCGACCATGTCGTGATCGTCGTCTTCGAGAACACCTCGGAGAGCTCGATCATCGGCAATCCGCAGGCCCCGTACTTCAACCAGCTCGCCAACACCGGCGCGAACTTCACCAACGCGCACGCGATCGAGCACCCCAGCCAGCCGAACTACCTCGACCTGTTCTCCGGCTCAAACCAGGGCGTCACCGACGACTCATGCCCGCACACGTTCAGCACCGCCAACGAAGGCTCCCAGCTCCTCGCCGCCAAACTGACGTTCACCGGCTACTCCGAGAACCTGCCTGCGGCCGGCTCAACGACCTGCAGCTCAGGCAACTACGCCCGCAAACACAACCCCTGGGCGAACTTCACCAACATCCCGGCCGCCGACAACCAGCCGTTCACCGCGTTCCCGACCGACTTCACCCACCTGCCGACCGTCTCGTGGGTCGTGCCGAATCTCTGCAACGACATGCACAACTGCTCCATCGCAACCGGTGACACGTGGCTGAAAGCCCATCTTGACGCCTACGCGCAGTGGGCCAAAACGCACAACAGCATCCTGATCACTACGTTCGACGAGAACGACGGCTCGGGCGGCAACCAGATTGCGACGATCTTCAACGGTCAGCCGGTGAAGACCGGGAACTACAGCGAAACCATCAGTCATTTCAGCGTGCTGCGGACCATCGAGGACATGTACGGCCTGCCCCACGCCGGAGCCGCCGCCAGTGCCACCCCCATCACCGACATCTGGGCCACCCCCACGGGCGCGCCACCCTCCGCCCCGCGCCCGGTCCAACCGCTGCCTCGGCACCGATAG
- a CDS encoding SDR family oxidoreductase — translation MTEDARPVALVTGADSGIGRAVAVKLGQQGMDVGVTWHTDREGAESTAREVRATGRRAALARLDLSDLPGAAEVVDALADELGRIDVLVNCAGTGTATKFLDLDHATFQQVVDVDLIGPFLCSQRAAYRMIAQGDGGRIVNITSVHEHQPRVGAAPYCAAKGGLGLLTQVMALELSEYGITVNSVAPGEIATPMTGQEDTDVETVDRPGIPLGRPGDAREVASVVAFLAGPESSYTTGACWVVDGGMLRMGPQAGSHLRSDDWRRP, via the coding sequence ATGACCGAAGATGCCCGGCCTGTCGCGCTCGTGACCGGTGCGGATTCCGGGATCGGCAGAGCCGTCGCTGTGAAACTCGGGCAGCAGGGCATGGACGTGGGCGTCACCTGGCACACCGACAGGGAGGGCGCCGAAAGCACCGCCCGCGAAGTCCGGGCCACCGGCCGGCGTGCCGCGCTGGCCCGCCTGGATCTCTCCGACCTACCGGGAGCGGCGGAGGTGGTGGACGCCCTGGCGGACGAGCTGGGTCGTATCGACGTACTGGTCAACTGTGCGGGCACCGGCACAGCCACCAAGTTCCTCGACCTGGACCACGCGACGTTCCAGCAGGTAGTCGACGTTGACCTCATCGGCCCGTTCCTCTGCTCTCAACGCGCGGCCTACCGCATGATCGCCCAGGGGGACGGGGGCCGCATCGTGAACATCACGTCGGTACACGAGCACCAGCCCAGGGTCGGGGCAGCCCCCTACTGCGCCGCGAAGGGTGGACTGGGACTGCTGACACAGGTGATGGCCCTGGAACTGTCGGAATACGGCATCACGGTGAACTCGGTGGCGCCCGGGGAGATCGCCACCCCAATGACCGGACAGGAGGACACCGACGTGGAGACTGTGGACCGGCCCGGCATCCCGCTCGGCCGCCCGGGTGACGCCCGGGAAGTCGCCTCCGTCGTCGCTTTCCTGGCCGGCCCGGAATCGTCGTACACAACCGGAGCCTGCTGGGTGGTGGACGGCGGAATGCTGCGCATGGGACCGCAGGCGGGCTCCCATCTGCGCTCCGATGACTGGCGCCGCCCCTGA
- a CDS encoding DUF488 domain-containing protein, which translates to MATLLLSAEIAAVVDVRTAPGSRRNPDVGRKELQAWLPEYGLDYRWEKDLGGFRQAMPDSPDIVWRNDSFRGYAGYTRDPHFLTAMDRLLPQAAQRRTAIMCSEAVWWRCHRRIIADFTVLARGVPVLHLMPGTGLVAHRPTPGVRLRDDGLLVYDDIAAATPPPPPQ; encoded by the coding sequence TTGGCAACGTTGCTGCTCAGCGCAGAGATCGCCGCTGTGGTGGACGTTCGTACCGCGCCGGGCAGCCGACGCAATCCCGATGTGGGACGGAAGGAGTTGCAGGCGTGGTTGCCGGAGTACGGACTCGACTATCGCTGGGAGAAAGATCTTGGCGGCTTCCGCCAAGCTATGCCTGATTCACCTGACATCGTGTGGCGAAACGACTCCTTCAGAGGCTATGCGGGGTACACCCGTGATCCACACTTCCTCACCGCCATGGACCGGCTGCTCCCCCAGGCCGCTCAGCGGAGGACAGCCATCATGTGCAGCGAGGCCGTCTGGTGGCGCTGCCACCGCAGAATCATCGCTGACTTCACCGTCCTGGCTCGCGGCGTGCCCGTCCTTCACCTGATGCCCGGCACCGGACTCGTAGCCCACCGTCCTACCCCCGGCGTGCGTCTGCGCGACGACGGCCTGCTCGTATACGACGACATCGCGGCCGCGACACCGCCTCCCCCACCTCAATGA